A single region of the Ancylobacter novellus DSM 506 genome encodes:
- a CDS encoding membrane protein produces the protein MNLGLAFDPLIPLPWLIAAAVVAAAVALLVIVSRTRGSLLRALAIALALLALANPSLTREEREPLSTVVAVVVDKSASQQFGDRTQMTDAARAELETRLARLKEQGAEIRFIDAGGGAGEVDGTRLFTALSAGLADVPPERVAGAIFITDGRVHDIPATVAALGFRAPVHAIISGREGERDRRVALTSTPRFGIVGQRQTVGYRVEDEGAPAGARVSVTVRRDGEVVARPIVTAGQPASVDVEITHAGANIVEIEAAGLDGELTPVNNRAALSIDGVRDKLRVLLVSGEPHVGERTWRNLLKSDANVDLVHFTILRPPEKQDGTPINELSLIAFPTRELFQQKIKDFDLIIFDRYAQQGVLPMIYFDNIVRYVEEGGALLVAAGTDYISDGSVYYTPLDAILPAAPTGQMTETPYRARLTEAGQRHPVTRALPGSQSDPPAWSRFFRIIDAKDVHGTSVMDGPDGKPAVLLDRVGEGRVALLLSDQFWLWARGFEGGGPHIDLLRRLSHWLMKEPDLEEERLKMTAHGGDIVVERQTMGDAVPPVTITTPTGQTRSVTLASAAPGLFRTTFPADMLGLWRASDGTHTALVNVGPLNPREFAEVTSTTEVLRPTVTATGGGVWRMADLSGGVPRVVAVRSGERFAGEDWMGLAMRDVSVVRGLGLFPLFAGLSGLLILLAGVAAAWAREGR, from the coding sequence ATGAATCTCGGCCTCGCCTTCGATCCGCTCATCCCGCTGCCCTGGCTGATCGCCGCGGCGGTCGTCGCCGCCGCAGTGGCGCTGCTCGTCATCGTCTCGCGCACCCGCGGCTCGCTCCTGCGCGCGCTCGCCATCGCCCTCGCCTTGCTGGCGCTCGCCAACCCTTCGCTGACCCGCGAGGAGCGCGAGCCGCTCTCCACCGTCGTCGCGGTCGTGGTCGACAAGAGCGCCAGCCAGCAATTCGGCGACCGGACGCAGATGACCGACGCCGCCCGCGCCGAGCTCGAGACCCGCCTCGCCCGCCTCAAGGAGCAGGGCGCGGAGATCCGTTTCATCGATGCCGGCGGCGGCGCCGGCGAGGTGGACGGCACCCGCCTGTTCACCGCGCTCTCCGCCGGCCTCGCCGACGTGCCGCCCGAGCGGGTGGCCGGCGCCATCTTCATCACCGATGGGCGCGTCCACGACATCCCCGCGACCGTCGCCGCGCTCGGCTTCCGCGCGCCGGTGCACGCCATCATCTCCGGCCGCGAGGGGGAGCGCGACCGCCGCGTGGCGCTGACCTCCACGCCGCGCTTCGGCATCGTCGGCCAGCGCCAGACGGTCGGCTACCGCGTCGAGGACGAGGGCGCGCCGGCCGGCGCGCGCGTCTCCGTCACCGTGCGCCGTGACGGCGAGGTGGTGGCCCGGCCCATCGTCACCGCCGGCCAGCCGGCCAGTGTCGATGTCGAGATCACCCATGCGGGGGCCAACATCGTCGAGATCGAGGCCGCCGGCCTCGACGGCGAGCTCACCCCGGTCAACAACCGCGCGGCGCTCTCCATCGACGGTGTGCGCGACAAGCTGCGCGTGCTGCTGGTCTCCGGCGAGCCGCATGTCGGCGAGCGCACCTGGCGCAACCTGCTGAAGTCGGACGCCAACGTCGACCTCGTCCACTTCACCATCCTGCGCCCGCCGGAGAAGCAGGACGGCACGCCGATCAACGAATTGTCGCTCATCGCCTTCCCGACGCGCGAGCTGTTCCAGCAGAAGATCAAGGATTTCGACCTGATCATCTTCGACCGCTACGCCCAGCAGGGCGTGCTGCCGATGATCTATTTCGACAACATCGTGCGCTATGTGGAGGAAGGCGGCGCGCTTCTGGTCGCCGCTGGCACCGACTACATCTCCGACGGCTCGGTCTACTACACCCCGCTCGACGCCATCCTGCCGGCCGCGCCTACCGGCCAGATGACCGAGACGCCCTACCGCGCACGCCTGACCGAGGCCGGTCAGCGCCATCCGGTCACCCGCGCCCTCCCCGGCTCGCAGAGCGATCCGCCGGCCTGGTCGCGCTTCTTCCGCATCATCGACGCCAAGGACGTGCACGGCACCAGCGTGATGGACGGGCCGGACGGCAAGCCGGCGGTGCTGCTCGACCGCGTCGGCGAGGGCCGCGTGGCGCTGCTGCTGTCCGACCAGTTCTGGCTGTGGGCGCGCGGCTTCGAGGGCGGCGGGCCGCATATCGACCTGCTGCGCCGGCTCTCGCACTGGCTGATGAAGGAGCCCGACCTCGAGGAGGAGCGGCTCAAGATGACGGCCCATGGCGGCGACATCGTCGTCGAGCGCCAGACCATGGGCGATGCGGTGCCGCCGGTGACCATCACCACCCCGACCGGCCAGACCCGCAGCGTCACGCTCGCCTCCGCCGCGCCGGGCCTGTTCCGCACCACCTTCCCGGCCGACATGCTCGGCCTGTGGCGGGCGAGCGACGGCACCCATACGGCGCTGGTCAATGTCGGCCCGCTCAACCCGCGCGAATTCGCCGAGGTGACCTCGACCACCGAGGTGCTGCGCCCGACCGTGACCGCCACCGGCGGCGGGGTGTGGCGCATGGCCGACCTCTCCGGCGGCGTGCCGCGCGTGGTCGCGGTGCGCTCGGGCGAGCGCTTCGCCGGCGAGGACTGGATGGGCCTCGCCATGCGCGACGTCTCGGTGGTGCGCGGCCTCGGCCTGTTCCCGCTCTTCGCCGGGCTGTCGGGCCTCTTGATCCTGCTCGCCGGCGTCGCCGCCGCCTGGGCCCGCGAGGGCCGCTGA
- a CDS encoding alpha/beta fold hydrolase produces MKSVRLCLSAALLCFSTFAIADTPQTYGPQLEGFDYPYPLKRFDFTSQGKPMSMAYMDIAPGGTANGRTAVLLHGKNFCGATWEGTIKVLSAAGFRVVVPDQIGFCASTKPEAYQFSFHQLADNTNRLLASLDIGKATVIGHSMGGMLAARYALSFPDATEKLVMVDPLGLEDWKAKGVPYATIDQLHQQELKTSADSIKAYQLKFYYNGQWKPEYDRWVAMAAGLYGGPGKEIVARNQAQTSDMIYTQPVLYEFGAIRVPTLLMVGALDRTAPGANRAAPEVAKTLGDYAELGKQTAKAIPGARLIEFGKLGHSPQIEAPEEFHKALMEAL; encoded by the coding sequence GTGAAATCCGTCCGTCTGTGCTTGTCCGCCGCCCTTCTCTGCTTCAGCACCTTCGCCATCGCCGACACACCACAGACCTACGGCCCGCAGCTCGAAGGCTTCGACTATCCCTATCCGCTGAAACGCTTCGACTTCACCTCGCAGGGCAAGCCGATGTCGATGGCCTATATGGACATCGCCCCGGGCGGCACGGCGAACGGGCGCACCGCAGTGCTGCTGCACGGCAAGAATTTTTGCGGCGCCACCTGGGAAGGCACGATCAAGGTGCTGAGCGCCGCCGGCTTCCGCGTCGTGGTGCCGGACCAGATCGGCTTCTGCGCCTCGACCAAACCGGAAGCCTACCAGTTCAGCTTCCACCAGCTCGCCGACAACACTAACAGGCTGCTCGCCTCGCTCGACATCGGCAAGGCGACCGTCATCGGCCATTCCATGGGCGGCATGCTGGCGGCGCGCTACGCGCTCAGCTTCCCCGACGCGACCGAGAAGCTGGTGATGGTCGACCCGCTCGGGCTGGAGGACTGGAAGGCCAAGGGCGTGCCCTACGCCACGATCGACCAGCTCCACCAGCAGGAGCTCAAGACCAGCGCCGATTCCATCAAGGCCTATCAGCTGAAGTTCTACTACAACGGCCAGTGGAAGCCGGAATATGACCGCTGGGTCGCCATGGCCGCCGGCCTCTATGGCGGGCCGGGCAAGGAGATCGTCGCCCGCAACCAGGCGCAGACCTCCGACATGATCTACACCCAGCCGGTGCTCTACGAGTTCGGCGCCATCCGCGTGCCGACGCTGCTCATGGTCGGCGCCCTCGACAGGACCGCGCCCGGCGCCAATCGCGCCGCGCCGGAGGTGGCGAAGACGCTGGGCGACTATGCCGAGCTCGGCAAGCAGACGGCGAAGGCGATCCCCGGCGCCCGGCTGATCGAGTTCGGGAAGCTCGGCCACTCGCCGCAGATCGAGGCGCCGGAGGAATTCCACAAGGCGCTGATGGAAGCCCTATAG
- a CDS encoding DUF4159 domain-containing protein translates to MTGFLGLPLAFTTPLLLAALAGLPLLWFLLRLVPPRPRRIAFAPTRLLLDIPPKEETPARTPWWLTALRMLLAAIIIFAAAGPIWNPPVAGPAASGPVVLLIDSGWPSAASWAARRASAEGIVADADIAGRGIVLIPTGDPPLEPQVMRATEARERLRTLAPVPHMPERAQALSSLSKALAAAPEASVIYLSDGVALEGGEGVPADIANAVGNRPLTTLVDGVEEPLALTAADNAVDALTVKVIRADRNTLSRAGTVRALDMRGLPLGDAAFSFEPGARETEARFDLPVEIRNEVARLEIVDEASAGAVALLDKRWRRRTVGMVSGTTADQRQPLLAPSYYLTRALGPFADIRTGEGAGSSEAVDRFIDQKLPVIILSDVGTLQPETQARLARWIEGGGVLIRFAGPRLANGSDDLVPVTLRRGGRVLGGSLSWEQPQSLGSFSSDGPFRDVPVPNDVTVQRQVLAEPDGLLASRTWATLSDGTPLVTGERRGAGTLVLFHVTADTSWSNLPISGAFVDMLRRVVALGGASAAEIAADQNGAAATNGETVAPSRLLDGFGAFRPTTPTARAIPVGFNGRASADHPPGFYGPPEGLVAVNALLPRDRLAALDLSGLGRVEPYRDATPRDLRAPLLLALLALILVDAMIVFLLAGGFSRLTARRAAGAATLLLALGLAAALPVPPAHAQPKPLAQAATPAPPAGAPPAAAQKPMTPAVADFAIQATSATRLAYVVTGDAETDEVSRAGLKGLTNFLSERTALEAGEPMGVDISRDELSFFPLLYWPIVPGAAQPSRETLARIDAFMKQGGTIVFDTRDAETTLPGSNGAGSPANDTLRAILGGLDIPELEPVPRDHVLTKAFYLLRDFPGRFTGGTTWVEALPAPEDGEERPARAGDGVSPVIITSNDLAGAWAADDDGQPLLPVSGGGQRQRELAYRAGANLVMYVLTGNYKADQVHVPALLERLGQ, encoded by the coding sequence ATGACGGGTTTCCTCGGCCTGCCGCTCGCCTTCACCACGCCGCTGCTGCTGGCGGCCCTCGCCGGCCTGCCGCTGCTGTGGTTCCTGCTGCGTCTCGTGCCGCCGCGCCCACGCCGCATCGCCTTCGCGCCGACGCGGCTGCTGCTCGACATCCCGCCGAAGGAGGAGACGCCGGCGCGCACGCCCTGGTGGCTCACCGCGCTGCGTATGCTGCTCGCCGCCATCATCATCTTCGCCGCCGCCGGACCGATCTGGAACCCGCCGGTCGCCGGCCCGGCCGCTTCCGGCCCGGTGGTGCTGCTGATCGATTCCGGCTGGCCCTCCGCTGCCAGCTGGGCCGCGCGCCGCGCCAGCGCCGAGGGCATCGTCGCCGACGCCGACATTGCCGGGCGCGGCATCGTGCTCATCCCGACCGGCGACCCGCCGCTGGAGCCGCAGGTGATGCGGGCGACCGAGGCGCGCGAGCGCCTGCGCACCCTCGCCCCGGTGCCGCACATGCCGGAGCGCGCGCAGGCGCTCTCCAGCCTCTCCAAGGCGCTCGCCGCCGCGCCGGAGGCCTCCGTCATCTATCTCTCCGACGGCGTGGCGCTGGAGGGCGGCGAAGGCGTACCCGCCGACATCGCGAACGCCGTCGGCAACCGCCCGCTGACCACGCTGGTCGACGGCGTCGAGGAGCCCCTGGCGCTCACCGCCGCCGACAACGCGGTGGACGCGCTCACCGTCAAGGTCATCCGCGCGGACCGCAACACGCTCTCGCGCGCGGGCACGGTGCGCGCGCTCGACATGCGCGGCCTGCCGCTCGGCGACGCCGCCTTCAGCTTCGAACCGGGTGCCCGCGAGACCGAGGCGCGCTTCGACCTGCCGGTCGAGATCCGCAACGAGGTGGCGCGGCTGGAGATCGTCGACGAAGCCTCCGCCGGCGCGGTGGCGCTGCTCGACAAGCGCTGGCGCCGGCGCACGGTCGGCATGGTCTCCGGCACCACCGCCGACCAGCGCCAGCCGCTGCTGGCGCCGTCCTACTACCTCACCCGCGCGCTCGGCCCCTTCGCCGACATCCGCACCGGCGAAGGCGCCGGCTCCAGCGAGGCGGTGGACCGCTTCATCGACCAGAAACTGCCCGTCATCATCCTCTCCGACGTCGGCACGCTGCAGCCGGAGACGCAGGCGCGGCTCGCGCGCTGGATCGAGGGCGGCGGCGTGCTCATCCGCTTCGCCGGCCCCCGCCTCGCCAACGGCTCGGACGATCTCGTGCCGGTGACGCTCAGGCGCGGCGGGCGCGTGCTCGGCGGCTCGCTGTCCTGGGAACAGCCGCAGTCGCTCGGCAGCTTCTCGTCCGACGGGCCGTTCCGCGACGTGCCGGTGCCGAACGACGTCACCGTCCAGCGTCAGGTCCTGGCCGAGCCGGACGGGTTGCTCGCCTCGCGCACCTGGGCGACGCTGTCGGACGGCACGCCGCTCGTCACCGGCGAGCGGCGCGGCGCCGGGACGCTGGTGCTGTTCCACGTCACCGCCGACACCTCCTGGTCGAACCTGCCGATCTCCGGCGCCTTCGTCGACATGCTGCGCCGGGTGGTGGCGCTCGGCGGCGCCAGCGCGGCCGAGATCGCCGCCGACCAGAACGGCGCGGCGGCCACCAATGGCGAGACCGTCGCCCCGAGCCGCCTGCTCGACGGGTTCGGCGCCTTCCGCCCGACCACCCCGACCGCCAGGGCCATCCCGGTCGGCTTCAACGGCCGCGCCAGCGCCGACCACCCACCGGGCTTCTACGGCCCGCCGGAAGGGCTGGTGGCGGTCAACGCCCTCTTGCCGCGCGACCGCCTCGCCGCGCTCGACCTTTCCGGCCTCGGCCGCGTCGAGCCCTATCGCGACGCCACGCCGCGCGACCTGCGCGCGCCGCTGCTGCTGGCGCTGCTCGCCCTCATCCTGGTCGACGCCATGATCGTGTTCCTGCTCGCCGGCGGCTTCTCGCGGCTCACCGCCCGCCGCGCCGCGGGCGCCGCCACGCTGCTGCTCGCGCTCGGCCTCGCCGCCGCGCTGCCCGTGCCGCCGGCGCATGCCCAGCCGAAGCCGCTGGCGCAGGCCGCGACACCCGCCCCGCCGGCTGGCGCGCCGCCGGCCGCCGCCCAGAAGCCGATGACGCCGGCCGTGGCCGACTTCGCCATCCAGGCCACCAGCGCCACGCGCCTTGCTTATGTCGTCACCGGCGACGCGGAGACCGACGAGGTCAGCCGCGCCGGCCTCAAGGGCCTGACCAATTTCCTCAGCGAACGCACCGCGCTGGAAGCCGGCGAGCCGATGGGCGTCGACATCTCGCGCGACGAGCTCTCCTTCTTCCCGCTGCTCTACTGGCCGATCGTCCCCGGCGCCGCCCAGCCGAGCCGCGAGACGCTGGCGCGCATCGACGCCTTCATGAAGCAGGGCGGCACCATCGTCTTCGACACCCGCGACGCCGAGACCACCCTGCCCGGCTCGAACGGCGCGGGATCGCCGGCCAACGACACGCTGCGCGCCATCCTCGGCGGGCTCGACATCCCCGAGCTGGAGCCGGTGCCGCGCGATCACGTCCTGACCAAGGCGTTCTACCTGCTGCGCGACTTCCCCGGCCGCTTCACCGGCGGCACCACCTGGGTGGAGGCGCTGCCCGCGCCCGAGGATGGCGAGGAGCGCCCGGCCCGCGCCGGCGACGGCGTCTCGCCGGTGATCATCACCTCCAACGACCTCGCCGGCGCCTGGGCGGCCGACGATGATGGCCAGCCGCTGCTGCCCGTCTCCGGCGGCGGCCAGCGCCAGCGCGAACTCGCCTACCGCGCCGGCGCCAACCTCGTCATGTATGTGCTGACCGGCAACTACAAGGCCGATCAGGTCCACGTCCCGGCGCTGCTTGAGAGGCTCGGCCAATGA